CGCATACCGGCAGTCTGCTCGTCGATGCGCTGGTAGAGCGACTCGATGTTGATGATACTGCCCTCGAGATAGAGCAGCTCGCCATTTTCGTCCCAGACGCCTCCGCCCGTCTCCGTCACCCAGACATAATGTCCGTCACGGTGGCGGATCCGATATTCGATCGTCCAGTCGGTGCGGCTTTCGAGCGCCATGCCAACAACCTTGTCCATCAGCGGCACGTCCTCCTCGCACATGATCGAGGTGAACGTGCGTGTCGTGTTGCCGATGATTTCTTCGGCTGGATAGCCGAAGATGCGTTCGATGCCATCGGTCATCTCCAGCATCGTGTAGTTTTCGTCCGCGCGGCAGCGATAGAGAAAACCACTCATGCGGCCGAGAACACTGCTCTGAAAATCCATGAAGACCACGCCTTGAGACAATGAGTTGCAGATCGGGTTGCTTCGTCTCATTTCAAACACGCCGGAAAGGGCCGCGACGGACGACCCTTCTCGGTTACGCGGGAGCTGGAAAGATCAGTTGCGCAGATATTCCTCCATGGAATCGTCGAGCGCCTCGACCCAGGGCGTGTGGTGCGTCGGCGACATGTTGCCGGTCATCAGCGAACGATAGGCGTGATCGCGGAAGCCCATGATGTTTTCCGCCTTGTGGTGCTCCCACTCCATGAAGGTCCTGTTGGTTCCTTCGATGTCGAAGCTCGGATAATCGGTCTCGGCGAGCAGTTCCTTCACATAGTCGCCCTGGTACCAGATCATCT
The window above is part of the Rhizobium sp. WYJ-E13 genome. Proteins encoded here:
- a CDS encoding PAS domain-containing protein produces the protein MDFQSSVLGRMSGFLYRCRADENYTMLEMTDGIERIFGYPAEEIIGNTTRTFTSIMCEEDVPLMDKVVGMALESRTDWTIEYRIRHRDGHYVWVTETGGGVWDENGELLYLEGSIINIESLYQRIDEQTAGMRITASKTNEILHSLRYLKLLAVNAGIEAARAGTAGSGFAVLAAEMRQLANSSEEAARAITSAQRRAQ